In one window of Pseudomonas benzenivorans DNA:
- a CDS encoding heme ABC transporter ATP-binding protein codes for MLCAQSLAVRRGGRSVLADIDLRLQPGEVLGVLGPNGAGKSTLLGALCGELPPAQGQVLLDERPLGAWSGPERARRLAVLPQSSTLNFAFRVEQVVAMGRLPHASGRLRDGEIVEAALQAADAAHLGGRSYLELSGGERQRVHLARVLAQLWPGGEGQVLLLDEPTSMLDPLHQHTTLQAVRTFAEQGAAVLVILHDLNLAARYCDCLLLLERGRPHALGTPQQVLRAEPLQAVFGLEVLVQVHPERGHPLIVAR; via the coding sequence ATGCTGTGTGCGCAGAGCCTGGCGGTGCGGCGTGGCGGCCGTAGCGTGCTGGCGGATATCGACCTGCGGCTGCAGCCGGGCGAGGTGCTCGGCGTGCTCGGCCCCAACGGCGCCGGCAAGAGCACCCTGCTCGGTGCGCTGTGCGGCGAGTTGCCGCCGGCCCAGGGCCAGGTGCTGCTGGACGAGCGTCCCCTCGGCGCCTGGTCCGGCCCGGAGCGGGCGCGGCGCCTGGCGGTGCTGCCGCAGAGCTCGACCCTGAATTTCGCCTTTCGCGTCGAGCAGGTGGTGGCCATGGGGCGCTTGCCCCACGCCAGCGGCCGTCTGCGCGACGGCGAGATAGTCGAGGCGGCGTTGCAGGCGGCCGATGCCGCGCACCTGGGCGGGCGCAGCTACCTGGAACTGTCCGGCGGCGAGCGCCAGCGCGTGCACCTGGCGCGGGTGCTGGCGCAGCTGTGGCCGGGGGGCGAGGGCCAGGTGCTGTTGCTGGACGAGCCGACCTCGATGCTCGACCCGCTGCACCAGCACACCACCCTGCAGGCCGTGCGCACCTTCGCCGAGCAGGGCGCCGCGGTGCTGGTGATACTGCATGACCTCAACCTGGCCGCGCGCTACTGCGACTGCCTGCTGCTGCTCGAGCGCGGCCGCCCCCATGCCCTGGGCACGCCGCAGCAGGTGCTGCGCGCCGAGCCGCTGCAGGCGGTGTTCGGCCTGGAGGTGCTGGTGCAGGTTCATCCCGAACGCGGTCATCCGCTGATAGTCGCCCGTTGA